The Deltaproteobacteria bacterium genomic interval AGCCCCGCGGCATCCCGCTGCGCGGGCCGCGGGCCGCGCAGCGTGGATGGAAGGTCGTCGGCGGTCAGCTCGGAACCCTTGCACAGGACCACCCCGCGCTCGATGGCGTTCTCCAACTCGCGGACGTTGCCCGGCCAGTCGTGCGCGATCATGGCGTTCAAGGTGCCGGGGGTGAGCCCGTTGATCTTCTTGCCATAGGCCTCGGCATACTTCTCGATGAAGTGCGCGGCCAGCGCGGGAATGTCTCCCCTGCGCCTGCGGAGCGGTGGGAGCGTCACCGCGACGACATTCAGGCGGTAGTAGAGATCCTCGCGAAAACGGCCTGCCTTGACCTCCGCAGCGAGGTCCCGATTCGTCGCGGCCACGACGCGAACGTCGACCTTGAGGGACTGGGTCCCGCCCACGCGCTCGAACTCGCGGGTCTGCAAGGCGCGGAGGAGTTTGATTTGCACGGTGGGGGAGATCTCGCCGATCTCGTCGAGCAAGAGCGTACCGCCATCGGCAAGCTCGAAACGGCCTTCCTTGCGGCCCACCGCGCCGGTGAACGAGCCTCGTTCGTGTCCGAACAGCTCTGACTCGAGGAGCGTCTCGGAAAGCGCGGCGCACGCCACCTTCACAAAGGGTTTGTCCTTGCGAGGCGACAGCTCGTGCAGCGCTTGTGCAATCAGTTCCTTCCCGGTCCCCGACTCCCCCAACACCAGGACCGTGGCCTTGGTCGGCGCTGCCTGCTTCACCACTTCGTAGACTGCCTGCAGTTCCGGGGCCTCTCCGATGATCCCCTCCAGGCGGTAGCGCTCTCGGACCCGCTCGCGAAGCCCCGCGGCCTCGCGGACCAGCCGCCGCTTTTCCAGCGCCTTCTCCAGAAAGACGAGGACCGCTTTCACGTTGAGGGGCTTCACCATGTAGTTCTCGGCGCCGAGACCCATCGCTTCGACCGCCGCTTCCACGCTGGCGAACGCGGTCATCATCACGAAGCTGGCGTCACTCCCCTGCTCTTTCGCCTGGCGCAGCAGGGCGAGTCCGTCCATCTTCGGCATGCGCACGTCGGCGAGCACGACGTCCGGCGAGAGCTCGGCAATCCTCGCGAGGCCCGCCTCTCCATCCGCCGCCTCGGAAATCTCGTAGCCTTCCTCCGAAAGGATGGTCCGCAGCGCCGCACGCGCGTTCGCCTCGTCGTCGACGACCAGGATGCGGGCTTTCGCCATGGGCTCTCCTGTAGCAAGCCGGGTGCCGCATCCATTGCGGGCGCCGCAGGACTTGCGTGCGCGCAATTTTTGCACAAAGGCGGAGAGGCGGCGCAGAAGCTGCGAGGCGGACTCGTCGAACAGCCCGGCACTCCTGCCGACACCAGTACCGGCATGGTTCGTGAACCGGAAACGGCGCATGTCTACGGTGTGCGATTTTCCCCGGGTGAACGATGCCCTGCTGCAGCGGCTCGACGTTCCCATCCCGCGTTACACCAGCTATCCGACCGCGCCAGTCTGGACAGAAAGCGTTGGTCGCCAGGCTCATGCGGCCGCGCTGTCCCGCGCGGGACGCCAGCGGCCCGACGCGCCGCTCTCCATCTACGTCCACATCCCCTTTTGCCGGGAGCGCTGCTCGTTCTGTGGATGCAACGTGGTCATTGCGCGCAGCCCGGCCAAGGCCGATGCCTATCTCGGCGCCCTGGTGCGCGAGATGGACATCGTGGCCGGACTCCTCGGAGAGCGCCGCACCGTATCGCAGATCCACTGGGGCGGCGGGACGCCAACGTTCCTGAACGAGCGGCAAATCGAAGGACTGTGGACCGCGATTGCACGCCGTTTCAGGGTGCTTCCCGACGCCGAGGTAGCCGTCGAGATCGATCCGAAAGTAACGACGCGCTCCCAGCTCGCGCTGCTGCGGAAGCTCGGGTTCAATCGCATGTCGATGGGCGTCCAGGACCTCGATCCCCACGTGCAGGATGCCATCTCACGCATCCAGACTCCTCAGCAGACAGCCGACATGCTCGACAGCGCGCGCGAACTGGGTTTCCGGGGCATCAATTTCGACCTGATCTACGGACTACCCCGGCAGACTCCGCAGAGCTGGGCCCGCACCCTCGACCAGGTGCTGGCGATGTCGCCCGACCGGATGGCCGTGTACGCTTTCGCGCACGTGCCGCAGGTGCGGCCGAACCAGAAGCGTTTGCCGCTTGCCGAGCTGCCTCATGGCGTCGCGAAGCTCGAGTTGTTCCGCCTCGCCTGGGAAGCGTTCACCGGCCGCGGCTACAGGCCAATCGGCATGGACCATTTCGCCCGTCCCGACGACGAGCTCGCCGAGGCACAGGCACGCCGTGCTCTCACCCGCAACTTCCAAGGTTACTCGGTGCGGGCGGCAAGCGATGTGGTTGCTTTCGGGATCACGGGGATCAGCGACGTCGATGGCCTCTACGTACAGAACGGGCATTCGCTCGCGCGATACCAGGACGCCATCGTGGAGGGAGAGCTCGCCACGGAACGCGGCTTCACCTGCTCCGCGGAGGACGTGCGACGCCGCGCGATCATCACCCAGATCATGTGCAACTTCCACGTCGATCTGGGGGCGTCCGCGGAGCGGCTGTTCGCCAGCGAGTTGGAACGGTTGCGTGAGCTGGAAGCGGAGGGGCTCGTCGAGGTCCGCGGGTCCGAGCTCACCGTCACGCCGCTCGGCCGCATTTTCGTCCGTAACGTCGCCTCGATCTTCGACGCGTATCTCGCGTCGGAGCGGCCCTTCTCTCGCGCGGTGTGAACGACGCGAGGCGGTCGCGAGCGACGCTCGCGGACCGTCTCGCCTGTTGTCCTGGTCGCATCTACTTCAGCGAACGGATGTAGGCGACGAGCTGATCGACCTGCTCGGGGCTGAGCGACTCCTTGAATGCCGCCATCTCCTGCTTGACGCCGTTCTTCTCCCGGTTCACGCCCTCGGAGATTGACTTCTTGATGTCTGCATCCGAATGGACCTTCTGCCAGGCTGCGTCAGTGAGGTCGCCGATCTGCATCTTCTGACCCTGATCGGTCTTCCCCTTGCCATCCACGCCGTGACACGAGGCGCACTTCGCCTTCCACGTCCGTTCCGTCTTCTTGTCCACCTCGGCGCGCGCGACGAGCGGGATGAGCGCGGCCCCGACGGCCGCAATCCACATGCGTCTAGTCATTCGGCATCCTCCGCGCAGCGGTGGCTGCGCACGGTTTCCTCCACGAGCCGCAACTTCCATGCCCGCCGACGGCTGCTCATTCGGCCCGAATCAGCGCGCACCGAATGCGTCAAAGGCCCGTCTTGCATGCGCCGGCTGAGCAGGCGATGCAGTAGCGCGTCGCAGGCAGCGCCAGGAGCCTCTGCCGCCCTATGGCCCCGCCGCACGACTCGCACCGGCCATAGGTGCCCTTGTCGATCCGCTGGAGTGCTGCCTCTGTCTCGACCACATCCTTCGGTATCGTCGCGAGCGATCGCTTCAGGGCTGCCAGATGCTCCAGCAACCTCCGTCGCGCGTCGGCCGACATGGACGTCATCCATTCCTCCCGACGATCTCCAATTCAAGAAGGATGCCTGCCGGCCTTTTGCGTTCGCGGCACTGGTATGAGTCGTGACCGACCCGCCATTCGCGCTCAAGTTGCGCCTCTACGCCGAACGAGGCGCAACTCTCGCGCCCGGTGTCGCCCGAAATGCGGGCCCCGGCGGGGATCGGCGGCACGCTTCGTGAATCTCAATGGGCTTCAGAGGCGTGGCATCCCGCCGCCCTCGGGAGCGGATCAGATGAAGCGGATCCTCGTCGGTGTGGATGGATCGAAGGAATCGCGCGACGCGGCGAAACTGGCAGCCGACCTCGCGCGCGCGACCGGCAGCTCGCTCGTTATCGCCAGTGCAATCGCGCCCGTAGTGCCGGTCGGAGTTGCTCCGGAGTTGGTCGCGCGCGAGGAAGCGGCGAAGGCCGAGGAACAGGAGGCTGCCAAGGTCCTGGTCAAGGACGTCGCGGCCGCCGTCGGCGCCGGGATCCAGGTCGAGACGCTGGTCGCGGCTGGATCGCCCGCAATCGCGCTCGCAGATCTCGCTCGCTCCGGCGAGGTGGAGTTGGTGGTTGTCGGCCACCGCGGCCGGAATGCCGTGGCGCGTGCCCTGCTCGGCAGCGTCGCGGACCGCCTGGTACAGATCAGCCCCAAGCCGGTCCTGGTCGTTCGGTAAGCCGGCTCGCGCCGGTCCGGCAAAAACGAGGAGCTCCAATGCCCCCGCAATCGGAGGGACCCACGCGCCGCAGCGTCGTCGACGTTCTGCTCGGCGCCGGCGCGCTCGGGTTTCTCGCCAGCATCGTCTATCCGGTGCTGCGTTACCTGAAGCCGATCGCGCCGCAGGACGGCGCGGGCGCGCTGCGCCTGACGCGCGACGAGCTGGCGCGACTCGAGAAGGAGCACTCGCTGATCGTGCGGCACGGGCCGACGCGAATCCTCGTCTTCGAGGATCCGCAGCAGCGGCTGCGGGCGTGCGAGGCGCGCTGCACGCACGAGGGGTGCACGGTGCAGTACGTGCCGGGCGAATCGGTTGTGTGGTGCGCCTGCCACAACGGCCGCTTCGATCTCGACGGACGCGTACTTTCCGGGCCCCCGCCGCGGCCGCTCGCACGCTGGGTGGCGCAGCGCGATCCCGATGGGAGCGTGAGCGTGGCCAAGTCGCCGGAGGGAAGCGCATGAGTCTGTATGGGTGGCTCGACCGCCGCTACGAGCTCGGCCCGCTGGTGCGGTTCCTCCAGCACAAGGAGGTCCCGGTCGGGACGCATTCGCTCTTCTGGTACTACCTCGGCGGGCTCACGCTATTCTTTTTCAGCGTGCAGATCGGCACGGGCGTGCTGCTGCTCGTCTACTACCAGGTGGGCGAGCAGACTTCGTACGAGAGTATCCGCTTCATCACCACCAAGGTGCCCTTCGGCTGGCTGCTGCGATCGCTGCATTGCTGGAGCGCGCATCTGATGATCGTCTCGCTGGTCTTGCACATGTTCAGCACGATGCTGCTCAAAGCCTACCGTCCGCCGCGGGAGCTGACCTGGGTAACCGGATTCGTGCTCTTTGCATTGGCGCTCGGTTTCGGGTTCTCCGGGTACCTCCTGCCGTGGAACGAGCTGGCGTTCTTCGCCACCGCGGTCGGCACCGATTCAGTCAAAGCGGTGCCGGGCATCGGCGACTGGCTGATGCAGGTCCTGCGCGGCGGCGTCGACGTGAGTGGCAACACTCTCTACCGCTTCTTCGCACTGCACGTCGTCATCTTGCCGCTCGCGACGTTCGCCGTCGTCGGCGTACACCTGCTCTTCATCCAGCGGCAAGGAATGGCGGCACCGCGCGGCCACGCCGCCTCGCGCGGGATGCGGTTCTTCCCGGATTTCGCGCTCCGCGACCTCCTGATCTGGCTTCTTTGTCTGCTGCTCCTTGCGTCGCTTGCAGTGTTTCTGCCCTACGGTCCGCGCATCCCCGGCGTGGAGTGGGAGCTTGGCCGCAAGGCGAACCCGCTCGCGCCGGCGTATCCCGGCATCAAGCCCGAGTGGTACTTCCTCTGGGTCTACCAGCTCCTGAAGGAATTTCCGCCGCACCTCCTGCGGATCGAAGGACCGCAGGCCGCCCTCGCGGTGGTCACCGTGCTGATGGGCATTTGGGCCGTAGTGCCATGGCTTGACCGGCGCGCCAGCCGCGAACAGCCTTCGCCGGCGTTCACGGATCTCGGCGTCGCGGCCATCCTTTTCATCGGCTTCCTCACGCTCGAAGCGTGGGACATCGGTGGTGGAGCCGCTGCACAGCCCGACGTACGCGCGGTGGCTCGAGCCTGCGCCATCCTGACACTCATCGGGGGGTTCGCGGCCAACGCGCTCCGATTCGCCTTCTTCCGCCACACCTGGTTCGTGTTTACGGGAGCCGTCTTGCTGCAAGCCGCGCTGCATGGATTGGCAGGCCTCTCGTACCTGGCCGCTGGCTCGATCGGCGCTGTCGCCGCCGCGGTCGGCCTGGTCCTGACCCGTGATCGACCCGCTCTCGCCGGAAAGAAGCGATGACCGTCATCCTGATCGCATGCGCCGTCGCCGCCGCCACCACTGAATCACTTCCGGAACCGGTTCGCCCCTTCCTCTCGGCCAAGGCGAAGGACGGGACCAAGGTCCTCTCCGACAAGGACGTAGAGAAGCTCGCCCAAATGCCAGAACGCACGCGCCAACTGCTGGGCGCCGCGGTGGAAAGCGTGATCCTCGGAAGCGCAGATCACCTGCGCATCCTGCTGTCGCTCGATCTTCCGCCTCAGGACATGGATCTGTTGCTGCAGGACAACTGCATTCTCTGCCACTCCGATCCTGGCAACGTGAGACCGCGCGCGCTCTTCTCGCCCGATCCCGCGAAGCAGAAATCAAATCCGCTCCTCGATCTGCGCGAGTTCGTCGGCGACACCCATTTCCGCCGCGGCCTTTCCTGCTCCGGCTGCCACGGCGGGTCGCCGAAAGACGAGTCGATGACAGAAGCGATCGCCAAGCGCTGGCCGAAGGAGGATGAGCGCCACCGCGATCGGAGCTGGATTCCCGACTTCTGCACCCGCTGTCATTCCGATCCCGCGTTCATGCGCGGCTTCAACCCCACGCTCGCTACGGATCAGCTCAGCAAGTACAAGGAGAGCAAGCACGGCATCCTGCTGCTCCGAGAAAAGGATTCTCGGGCGGCACAGTGCGTGAGCTGCCACGGCGTCCATGGGATCCGTGCCGCAAAGAGCCGCAAGTCCGCCGTAAATCCGCAGCGGCTGCCAGACACATGCGGCGTCTGTCACGCGAACCCGCAGCACATGGCCGGATACAAGACGGACTCTGGCGAGCCGATGCCCGTCAGCCAGGTGGCGGAGTACAAGGCGAGCGTCCACGGCAAGGCCCTACTGGAAAAGGGCGATCTGGGCGCGCCGTCCTGCGCGGGGTGCCACGGAAGCCATGCGCCGATGCCGCCGGCGGTTGCGAGCGTTGCGCAAGCATGCCGCCGCTGTCATGCGCTGAACGGCCAGCTCTTCGACGCGAGCCGTCACAAGATCGCGTTCGAGAAGAACAAGTGGCCGGAATGCGGGCAATGCCACGGAAAGCACGCCATCGCGCGTCCCACGGATGCGTTGATCGGCGATCGGCCGGGCACGCTTTGTCACGATTGCCATGCGCAGCATGCCAGGGACAACGCTCTCTGTGACAAGACGTCCGCGCGCTTCCGCGCCGCGCTGGACGAATTGAGCTCGGGTCGCGCCGAAGTCGCACCGCACGAGATCGAGCTCGCGGAGAAGGGACTCGACGTCGAGCCACTCTCCCGAGCGGTCACCGAGCTGGACGAGGCGCTGCTGCAGACTCGTTCGCGCATGCACTCCTTTGATCTCGGGACCTTCGAACGGGCAGCCGCTCCCGCTGGTGAGGCGCTGGTCAAGGCACGCCAGTCGATCGACACGGCAAACGCCGACTACCGGTTCCGGCAGCGCGGGCTGCTTGCAGCGATCGGTTCCATCGGCGTTCTGGCGCTCGCAATCGCCCTGAAGCTCCGCGAGCTGGGGCGCCGGCGCAAGGGACAATGATCCGCGTTGGCGCGCTTCAAAGGGCAGCGTCAGCGCGCCAGCCGGAGCCGGGCCCCTGGAGCGGCGCGGGCGACTCGCGGAGCCGGCAGGCGAACTGTCGCGCGAAGTCCGAGAGCGCGTTCCAGTCGGTGTATTCGTAGTCGCGCGAGGTATCGGTATCGCCGCCCGCCATCTTCGAGATCAGTCGTATCGCGATCCTGGTGAAGAAACCGTACTTCGTGTAGAGCAGCGCCCCCGCGATCGGAAGAAGCGTGCCCGGCGTGAATCCGATCTCGGCGATGAAGCGAGCAACGGTCTTGCTCACTTCGCGACGCGCGGATGCACTGTCGCGTGCGGCGGAGAGACTGACCGCCAGGAAAGCGGTCGGGATGCGTTCCAGGACTTCGCGGTGCTGGCGCAAGAAGGCCACGAGCGCCCGCTGGAACTTTCCCATCCGCACCGACCCCGCGATGATGGCCGCGTCCACGCCCCGGAACACGCTCGAGGGGATAGGGGCGCGGGTGTCGAACACATCGACCGTGTCGTGCCCGCTGCGCAGGACCTCGGCCAGATGTCGGACAATCTTCGCGGTCTGACCGTCGGTGGTGCCAAAGAAAACGACGATTCGTGCCATGAATGCCTCCTACACCGCGGTGACCGCGCCGCTTCCGCGGTTATTGATCCTCATCGCGTCGCCGTCCTCGGGCCACACGCTCACGGCCGCGGCTGCTGCAAGAGCGGAGCCGCCATTTGCCAGGAACGGCCACGCTTCTCGGACGCGCTCTTTGCGCGCTCGCGCGCTCGTCGTGCAGATCCTGCACGGAGGAAACCATCCACGGCGGTCTCGAACGACCTCGGGACCGACGCAGAGGTGCGCGGCACGCTTCGTGAAGGAGCGACTCTGCGGAGGCTGGATGAAGCGGATCCTGGTCGGAGTCGACGGGTCTCCGGAGGCCGCGGCCGCAGCGGACAAAGCGGCCGATCTGGCGCAAGCGACCGGAGCGAGCTTGCAGATCATGTA includes:
- a CDS encoding sigma-54-dependent Fis family transcriptional regulator, yielding MAKARILVVDDEANARAALRTILSEEGYEISEAADGEAGLARIAELSPDVVLADVRMPKMDGLALLRQAKEQGSDASFVMMTAFASVEAAVEAMGLGAENYMVKPLNVKAVLVFLEKALEKRRLVREAAGLRERVRERYRLEGIIGEAPELQAVYEVVKQAAPTKATVLVLGESGTGKELIAQALHELSPRKDKPFVKVACAALSETLLESELFGHERGSFTGAVGRKEGRFELADGGTLLLDEIGEISPTVQIKLLRALQTREFERVGGTQSLKVDVRVVAATNRDLAAEVKAGRFREDLYYRLNVVAVTLPPLRRRRGDIPALAAHFIEKYAEAYGKKINGLTPGTLNAMIAHDWPGNVRELENAIERGVVLCKGSELTADDLPSTLRGPRPAQRDAAGLIPGATLAEIEREAILRTLELLGGSTSRAAEMLGISVRKIQYRLKEYAGEKTDGEVEPAG
- the hemN gene encoding oxygen-independent coproporphyrinogen III oxidase, encoding MSTVCDFPRVNDALLQRLDVPIPRYTSYPTAPVWTESVGRQAHAAALSRAGRQRPDAPLSIYVHIPFCRERCSFCGCNVVIARSPAKADAYLGALVREMDIVAGLLGERRTVSQIHWGGGTPTFLNERQIEGLWTAIARRFRVLPDAEVAVEIDPKVTTRSQLALLRKLGFNRMSMGVQDLDPHVQDAISRIQTPQQTADMLDSARELGFRGINFDLIYGLPRQTPQSWARTLDQVLAMSPDRMAVYAFAHVPQVRPNQKRLPLAELPHGVAKLELFRLAWEAFTGRGYRPIGMDHFARPDDELAEAQARRALTRNFQGYSVRAASDVVAFGITGISDVDGLYVQNGHSLARYQDAIVEGELATERGFTCSAEDVRRRAIITQIMCNFHVDLGASAERLFASELERLRELEAEGLVEVRGSELTVTPLGRIFVRNVASIFDAYLASERPFSRAV
- a CDS encoding cytochrome c, coding for MWIAAVGAALIPLVARAEVDKKTERTWKAKCASCHGVDGKGKTDQGQKMQIGDLTDAAWQKVHSDADIKKSISEGVNREKNGVKQEMAAFKESLSPEQVDQLVAYIRSLK
- a CDS encoding universal stress protein, with the protein product MKRILVGVDGSKESRDAAKLAADLARATGSSLVIASAIAPVVPVGVAPELVAREEAAKAEEQEAAKVLVKDVAAAVGAGIQVETLVAAGSPAIALADLARSGEVELVVVGHRGRNAVARALLGSVADRLVQISPKPVLVVR
- a CDS encoding Rieske (2Fe-2S) protein; amino-acid sequence: MPPQSEGPTRRSVVDVLLGAGALGFLASIVYPVLRYLKPIAPQDGAGALRLTRDELARLEKEHSLIVRHGPTRILVFEDPQQRLRACEARCTHEGCTVQYVPGESVVWCACHNGRFDLDGRVLSGPPPRPLARWVAQRDPDGSVSVAKSPEGSA
- a CDS encoding cytochrome bc complex cytochrome b subunit: MSLYGWLDRRYELGPLVRFLQHKEVPVGTHSLFWYYLGGLTLFFFSVQIGTGVLLLVYYQVGEQTSYESIRFITTKVPFGWLLRSLHCWSAHLMIVSLVLHMFSTMLLKAYRPPRELTWVTGFVLFALALGFGFSGYLLPWNELAFFATAVGTDSVKAVPGIGDWLMQVLRGGVDVSGNTLYRFFALHVVILPLATFAVVGVHLLFIQRQGMAAPRGHAASRGMRFFPDFALRDLLIWLLCLLLLASLAVFLPYGPRIPGVEWELGRKANPLAPAYPGIKPEWYFLWVYQLLKEFPPHLLRIEGPQAALAVVTVLMGIWAVVPWLDRRASREQPSPAFTDLGVAAILFIGFLTLEAWDIGGGAAAQPDVRAVARACAILTLIGGFAANALRFAFFRHTWFVFTGAVLLQAALHGLAGLSYLAAGSIGAVAAAVGLVLTRDRPALAGKKR
- a CDS encoding protoporphyrinogen oxidase — translated: MARIVVFFGTTDGQTAKIVRHLAEVLRSGHDTVDVFDTRAPIPSSVFRGVDAAIIAGSVRMGKFQRALVAFLRQHREVLERIPTAFLAVSLSAARDSASARREVSKTVARFIAEIGFTPGTLLPIAGALLYTKYGFFTRIAIRLISKMAGGDTDTSRDYEYTDWNALSDFARQFACRLRESPAPLQGPGSGWRADAAL
- a CDS encoding universal stress protein is translated as MNASYTAVTAPLPRLLILIASPSSGHTLTAAAAARAEPPFARNGHASRTRSLRARALVVQILHGGNHPRRSRTTSGPTQRCAARFVKERLCGGWMKRILVGVDGSPEAAAAADKAADLAQATGASLQIMYVVPRHLPRGPGAYASDVARRDLVERDYVPGLLHELERRCRRKGVIIDSATATGPVAEALAETASDFDMVVVGHRGRGSVASKLLGSVAKRLVQISPTPVLVVR